One window from the genome of Anguilla rostrata isolate EN2019 chromosome 5, ASM1855537v3, whole genome shotgun sequence encodes:
- the LOC135254432 gene encoding homeobox protein HMX1-like, whose product MPDNASDSQNSISPRVSSFFIEHLLGSNRNQDTKDDIRNNITGYWRKENISHSGRAVSLRNQVSGDGLPPDSRPQRDSSLKWCKTTLNNKALGRPRSPKEGLHSTQCSDNPCSDLTTCERDSPVGSEPEGLNDDTDKPTESGLTGDNEEETRHAFEERTEREALDRGSGRKKKTRTVFSRSQVFQLESMFDTKRYLSTSERAGLARSLRLTETQVKIWFQNRRNKWKRQMAADLEAPSASHSAQRIVRVPILYHESLTQSALGFGLPQVSPPVPGFFTTANCPISSLSHSVSLLRSQMTGLV is encoded by the exons atgcccgACAATGCGTCAGACAGCCAGAATTCAATATCACCGCGGGTTTCTTCGTTTTTCATCGAACATTTGCTCGGCTCTAACAGAAATCAGGACACAAAAGACGATATTCGCAATAACATCACAGGATATTGGCgcaaagaaaatatttctcaCAGCGGACGTGCCGTTAGCCTTCGCAACCAAGTATCCGGCGATGGACTCCCACCGGACAGCCGTCCCCAGCGCGACTCGTCGTTAAAATGGTGcaaaacaacactgaacaaCAAGGCTTTAGGAAGGCCCAGGA GTCCAAAGGAGGGTCTACACAGTACACAATGTTCGGATAATCCCTGCAGTGATCTGACAACCTGCGAACGAGATTCCCCGGTCGGTTCTGAACCTGAGGGGCTTAATGACGACACAGACAAGCCAACGGAAAGCGGTCTGACAGGTGACAACGAAGAGGAAACTCGACACGCTTTCGAAGAACGAACCGAACGGGAGGCTTTAGATCGCGGCTCGGGGCGCAAGAAGAAGACCCGAACGGTGTTCAGCAGGAGTCAGGTGTTCCAGCTGGAGTCGATGTTCGACACGAAGCGATACCTGAGCACGTCCGAGCGCGCGGGACTGGCCCGCTCGCTTCGCCTCACGGAGACGCAGGTCAAGATATGGTTCCAGAACCGAAGGAATAAGTGGAAGAGACAAATGGCGGCAGACTTGGAGGCGCCAAGCGCGTCTCATTCAGCTCAGAGGATAGTCAGGGTTCCCATTTTATATCACGAGAGCTTGACGCAAAGCGCGTTGGGCTTTGGGTTGCCGCAAGTGTCGCCCCCAGTGCCTGGATTTTTCACTACCGCGAACTGTCCAATTTCGTCTTTATCCCATTCCGTGTCTTTACTGAGATCACAAATGACTGGCCTTGTATGA